The window TAAGCTTAGCAAAGTATGTTTATCAAGCTCAGCTAAAAACGCACTTCTTGCTGATGCCAAAATTCCTTTTAGTTGGCAGGCTGGCGTAATATGACAAAAGTCTTCACTGCAATTAACGATCTGCAGCGGTTCAGTTGCACGCACAACATCGCCCAGAATAATTCTGTTAGCAGGCATTCCTAAACGAATACCACCGTTTTTTCCTCGCACAGTATCCACATAGCCAAGTTGACCTAATTTATTAATGATCTTAACCATGTGGTTACGGGATACACCATAAACTTCAGTCACTTTACTAATGCTGGTTAATTCGCCCTCAGGCAAAGTCGCAAGGTATATCAAGGCACGAAGGCCATAGTCTGTAAAACTGGTTAACTGCACAATAACTCCTCTTTCGCCCATTTTAATCTGGGTATTGACTAAAAGATACAGATCAGATACAACTTATAAGGTGCATTATAAATATAACTTTAAGAGAAAGTCATGATAAGTCAACAAACTATTGATATTGTTAAAGCAACAGCACCTGTTGTCGCTGAAACTGGTCCAAAGCTAACCGCGCACTTTTATGAGCGTATGTTTAACCATAACCCTGAACTCAAAGATATTTTTAACATGAGTAATCAGCGTAACGGTGATCAACGTGAAGCATTATTTAATGCAATTTGCGCTTATGCGAACAACATCGACAATCTAGCAGCCCTATTGCCTGCTGTTGAAAAAATTGCTCATAAACACACAAGTTTCATGATTACAGCTGAACAATACCAAATTGTTGGCGGTCATTTATTGGCAACGATTGATGAATTGTTGTCACCAGGACAAGAAGTATTAGACGCTTGGGGTGAAGCATACGGCGTGCTTGCCAACGTATTCATTACTCGTGAAGAAGCGATCTATCAAGAAAATGAAGAAAAAACGGGTGGCTGGCGTGGAACGCGTGAATTTACATTAATCGAAAAAACACAAGAAAGTGATGTTATTACTAGTTTCACTTTCAAGCCAGCTGATGGCGGTACGGTTTCAAACTTTAAACCGGGACAATACCTAGGTATCTACCTCACTCCTGACGCTTTTGAATTTCAGGAAATACGTCAATACAGCTTATCGTCTGCGCCACGTACCGATAACTACCGAATCTCGGTTAAGCGTGAAGAAGGCGGTAAAGTCTCTAATTACCTACACAATGAACTCACTGTTGGTGATACAGTACAACTTGCCGCACCTGCAGGTGACTTCTTCTTAGATGTACCGGCAACAACACCCGTTACATTAATTTCAGCAGGCGTAGGTTTAACACCAACATTATCAATGTTAGATGCGCTAACAGAACATCAAGCATCAGTGCATTGGTTGCACGCAACTGAAAATGGTAGTCACCACGCCTTTAAAGATTATGTGAATACGCTTGCAGATAAGTACGATCACATCAGTGCAACGACTTGGTATCGTGAACCACTAGCCACTGATCGCCCAGCTGAAGATTTCGATTATCAAGGCATGATTGATTTAAAGGCTGTTGCATCGCAATTAATTGACCCTGCAATGCATTATTACTTCTGTGGCCCAGTTGGTTTCATGCAGCATGTTGCAAAACAGCTTATTGAACTCGATGTGCAGGAAGACAATATTCACTACGAATGCTTTGGTCCACATAAAGTACTATAAAAGATACTGTGGAAACGTGCTGAAGCTGCTCACTGATTCAGTATGTGCGATAAAAGCGAAGTGTCATAGTTCTAAAGCGTAGCCAATGGTTACGCTTTTTTATTGGGGGTATACGGAGGTTAGAAATCGAGATTATTACGACAAGATAAATCTTTACCAGAAAGTATCACGACGTTTTGCCCGTGCAATAATATTTTCAGGCATCCGGCGCTCAAGCCCTATACGTAGCTGGGCAATTTTTCGATGTGAGCTCTTACTGGCAGTCACTGTGTTATACAACCAGCGGTATGCATCTTCAAAATCCAGTGGGCTGCCGTAATTATTCAATAATAACTCAGCGAGTTGAATGCGGGCATCAACGTTACCCATTGCAGCAGCTTCGCGTAAATATGGGATAGCTCGTTCACGATCTTGTTGGACTAACGTGCCTTTTGCATAATAACGACCAAGCTGTTCAAGTGCCGCTGGTGAACCTTGATGCGCAGCAGACCGCATATAATACACGCCTAACTCAACATCTTGCTCAACACAGACGCCCCAAGCTAGCATATCGCCATACAAGAACTGGTAAGAGGGGGATTCTACGCGTTTCGCTCGTGCTTCAATATCTTGCACCAACTGGCAATCATCTGCTTTTAGTTGCTGCAGATGGGTATTACTTTCAAATAACTTGATTAATTCAGCGTCAGTGTAAACAGGCACAGCATCACCTACATCTTCCAATGCATATACAGGTGTAACTACCAGTAATGTCGAAAATAATAAGTGACGCAGGTTCATCAACTAATCTCTCTTAAGCCGTAAATAGCTTATCGACCACACCATTTCAGACTTTAGAGAAAAGCGATAAAAAACGGCAACTTTTTGCCACTCAAAACAATGGCAACAATGTTGCCTCAAATGGCACGCAATAAAAAAGCCAACCTTTCGGTTGGCTTTCATCAAACATTATCTACTACCGTTACAGGTAATTATTCACCGTATGGGTGAACCTTGATAATAGTTTCGTTACGATCTGGACCAGTCGAAACGATATCGATTGGTACACCCGTTAATTCTTCAATACGAGCAATGTAATCTAATGCTGCTTGTGGAAGCGCGTCAAGTGTCTTAGCACCAAACGTGTTCTCAGACCAACCAGGCATTGTTTCGTAAATTAGCTCTAGATTCTCGTAAGCGTCAGCCGCCATTGGAGAAACGCTTAGAGTCTTACCGTCTTGAGTTTTGTAACCAGTACAAATCTTGATCTCTTTTAAGCCGTCCATTACGTCTAGCTTAGTTAAGCAGAAACCAGAGATTGAGTTGATCTGTACTGCACGGCGCATAGCCACTGCATCAAACCAACCACAACGGCGCTTACGGCCTGTTGTTGCACCAAATTCGTTACCTTTAACGCCAAGGTGTTCACCTACAGCATCATCAAGTTCAGTTGGGAATGGACCCGCACCTACACGTGTGCAGTATGCTTTCGCGATACCTAGGATATAACCTAAGTGACGAGGACCAAAACCAGAACCAGCAGCAACGCCACCAGCAGTAGTATTAGACGATGTTACGTACGGGTAAGTACCGTGGTCGATGTCTAGAAGTGTGCCTTGTGCACCTTCAAACATGATCTTGTCGCCACGCTTACGCGCGTCATCAAGCTCTTGTGTTACATCGATAACCATCGCAGTTAGCACGTCAGCTTGCGCCATAACGCTTGCGAGTACTTCATCGTAGCTTACAGGTTCAGCATTGTAGTAATGCTCAAGCTGGAAGTTGTGGTAAGCCATAACTTCTTTAAGCTTCTCAGCAAATGCTTCTTTATCGAATAGATCGCCAACACGTAAACCGCGACGTGCTACTTTATCTTCGTACGCAGGACCGATACCACGGCCAGTTGTACCGATAGCTTTCTTGCCACGTGCGATTTCGCGCGCTTGGTCAAGAGCGATGTGATACGGAAGGATTAGCGGACAAGCTTCTGACAGGAACAAACGCTCACGAACAGGAATACCACGTGCTTCTAGTGGACCCATTTCTTTCATCAACGCATCAGGAGAAAGTACAACACCGTTACCGATAATACACTTAACATTGTTACGCAGAATGCCTGATGGAATCAGGTGAAGGACAGTTTTTTCACCGTCTATGACTAGGGTGTGACCTGCATTGTGTCCGCCTTGGTAGCGAACTACATATTTTGCATCTTCGGTTAATAGGTCTACTATCTTACCTTTACCTTCGTCACCCCATTGGGTGCCAAGAACGACTACATTATTTGCCATCTTCTTCGTCTATCTGTAGTTAAAAAAGGATTCTAGCACCTTACTGTACGCCTTGCAGTCATTTTTTAACGGTAAGAAATATTTCAGCAAGAAGAGCATCACGAATATATAATTGTCCGATTTACATGCTGCGATACATCATGTAGGCAATAACACTGCCAGTAACAACAAGGCACCCGCCTATACGACGTAAGTTATTATCATTCTGTTGGCTTAATTGGCTTACCATGTCTCGCCACCCCTTCGGCGCAAGCAGTGGTCCTAACCCCTCAACAATTAAGACTAATCCTAGTGCCATCCAAATCGTATTCGACATATCTTGTTTCTCGGTAATAACACCGTGGCATTGTTGCCACAAAAAAAAAGACAAGGCTAATGCCTTGTCTTCTTATCTATCATAAACCGCGTATTAGTTTACGCCGTTCGACTCTTTCATGTACTTAAAGAACTCTGTATTCGGATCGACGATCAGAATATCGCTCTTAGAACTAAAGCTCTTCTCGTACGCCTGTAATGAACGTAAGAAATTATAGAACTCTGGATCTTTATTGAATGAATCAGCATAAATCTTAGCAACGGTTGCATCCGCAGTACCACGAAGCACACGCGCTTCACGATCCGCTTCTGCAAGAATCTTAGCAACTTCAAGTTCAGATTGAGCACGGATTACTTCCGCTTTCTCTCTACCTTGTGCACGGTGCTTACGCGCAACAGACTCACGTTCAGCTCGCATACGACGGTAGATAGATTCACTGATTTCATCCGGAAGGTTAATTTTCTTCATCCGGAAATCAACAACTTCAACACCCAAATCTTTCATTGCACTTATTTTAGTTTCAGCAAGTACATCAGCCATGATTTGATCACGCTGGCCTTCCACTTCTTTACGAGGTGCAACTTCAGCAATAATCTCATTCACCACCGCTTCAGCAGCAGCAGCAGGTTCGTCTACAACTTCAACGGCAACTTTACGTTCAGGACCTGAAACGATTTGTTTGATTTCTTTCGAACCAATTTCGGCACGAAGATTATCAACAACTTTACGCTTTAAGAGTGCTTCAGCAGTCGACTTATCACCACCACCTGTTGTTAGGTAGTATTGACCAAAATCACTGATACGCCACTTAACGTACGTATCGATGATTACATCTTTTTTCTCTGCTGTTACAAAACGGTCAGCTTGATCATCCATTGTCTGTATACGTGCATCTAGTGTACGTACACGGTCAAATAGTGGCACTTTAAAGTGTAAGCCTGGCTCGTAAATACGAGCAACTTCAGTATTATTGTCTTTCAAGATACGACCAAAACGTACCACAATACCGCGCTCGCCTTCATTCACTACGAATAAAGACATGAGTAACAGAGCGATAAAGATGACAACCACTGGGATCATTAATTTACGCATGATTAATATCTCCCTTGACGGCCAGTATCAGAACGTGGTGACGTCGATACTGGAGTTGGGCTTTCAACCTTTTCAAGCTCGATACCATATGAACTGCTTGATGTACCGGCTTTAGTCTTCGTATTACCAGATTGATTCATCAGTTTATCAAGTGGTAAATACAACAAGTTACCATTTGACTTAGAGTCAATCATCACTTTGCTGGTATTGCTGTAAACACGTTCCATCGTCTCAAGGTACAAACGACTACGCGTTACTTCTTTAGCAACTTCATACTCAGGTAACAGTTTCTCAAATTGAGCCACTTCACCTAGAGCACCATTGATGGTTTTCTCAGAATAACCTTGTGCTTCTTTCTTCAAACGTTCTGCATGACCTGTTGCTTTCGGCAAAATATCGTTGCTGTAAGCTTCAGATTCACGAACAAAACGTTCTTCATCTTCTCGTGCGGCAATCGCATCATCAAAAGCATCTTGTACTTCTGTTGGTGGACGCGCTGACTGGAAGTTCACATCAACAACAAGGACACCCATGTAGTAGTTTTCAATGATCTTCTCAATCGCTTCTTGAGTACTCGCTCGAATAACCTGACGACCCGTTGTTAAGGCCTCATCCATCGACGAATCACCAATCACGGCACGCAATGCAGAATCTGTTGCTTGGCGTAAACTATCATCAGCATTTGTTACGCTGAATAGGTAACTTTGCGCATCAGAAACACGGTATTGCACATCCATTTCAACTTTCAATACGTTTTCATCTTTGGTTAACATTAAACCAGAGCTGCGTAGTGAACGAATCGCTTGAACGTTTACCGGTGTAACTTCATCAACAAATGTTGGCTTCCAGTTAAGGCCAGGATCAACCATTTCATAAAACTTACCAAAACGTAATACTACGCCTCGCTCAGCCTCTCCAATGGTATAAAAACCTGAAAAACCCCAAACTGCAGTAGCCAACACAGCAACCACCCCTAAACTAATAGCGCTACTACCAGTTGAAGGACCTTTTTTATTTCCATTCCCAAAAATACCACCAAGTTTACGACTTAGTTTTGAAAAAACCTCGTCTAGGTCTGGTGGTCCTTGATCACGTCCGCCGCGATTTTTATTACCCCAAGGGTCTTTATCACGGCCGTCGTTATTACCAGGCTCATTCCACGCCATTATAGAACTCCATCAAAATGATATGACGACAGTTTAAATCCGTTAGCAGTCCATTAAGCAACGATAAAGTCATCTAACAAATTACTTTCTCTTTTTTGTAACCGTGACCAATCGGCCAACGGTAATCGAATGTCAACCATTAGGCATCCATCAGATTCATACTCTTCACGCAAAATACAGCCAAGTTGATAAAACGTACTTCGATATCGACCAGCATTCTCAGGCGGTAAACGCAAAGTATGTTTTATCATGGTGCCAGAAAGACGTTCAGTTAACGCTTGGAACAATAGGTCTATGCCTATACCTTCCATTGCAGATACCCAAACACAACGGGGAAGCCCGTCTTCATCCCTTTCTATGCGAGGTTCAGCACCGTCCAAGCAGTCAATCTTATTCATGACTATCAAGCGAGGGACATCACCGGCATCGATTTCATCTAGCACTAAATGAACTGCATCCATGTTTTCACGGAAACGCTCATCACTGGCATCAACCACATGAAGCAACAACGTTGCTTCTTGGGTTTCTTTCAGTGTTGCTTTAAATGCAGCCACTAAATCGTGGGGTAAGTGACGAATGAACCCTACTGTATCAGCCAGAATTGCTGTTCCCACATCGGCTACATCTATTTTACGTAATGTTGGATCCAGTGTTGCAAACAGCTGATCGGCTACGTACACCCCTGCATCTGTAATGCGATTAAACAAAGTGGATTTACCGGCATTGGTATAGCCGACCAGAGAAATAGTAGGAATTTCAGCACGGTTTCGTGCTCGTCGTCCCTGCTCTCGCTGTTTTGACACTTTATCTAATCTACGTAAAATTGTCTTAATGCGATCACGCAATAAGCGGCGATCCGTTTCCAGCTGAGTTTCACCCGGGCCTCGAAGACCAATACCACCTTTTTGACGCTCAAGGTGAGTCCAGCCTCGAATTAATCGAGTTGAAATATGACGTAACTGAGCAAGTTCCACTTGAAGTTTACCTTCGTGGGTACGTGCACGTTGAGCAAAGATATCAAGGATCAAACCTGTTCTATCTATCACCCTACATTGACACAGCTGCTCAAGATTACGCTCTTGCGCTGGAGATAGGGAGTGGTTAAATATGACAATTTCGGCTTCTTCAGCACGAACTGCATCGGCAATTTCTTGCGCTTTACCTTCTCCCACATAGTACTTAGGGAGGGGCGTTTTTCGGCTACCAGTGACAACACGTAGCGTATTCACTCCCGCAGAGGAGACCAGCATTTCACATTCGCTGAGATCTTCCCATTCCCCGTCTTGCGTGAAGTTGATATGCACAAGAATCGCCTGTTCACCAGTTTCATAACGGTCAAACAAGCAATCAACTCCTTACTTTGAATAAAATATTATTCTTCTGTTTTTTCTAGGGTAGCTGGACGATCGCTCGCATGGTGATGATTCACCGGACGAGCTGGAACAACTGTAGAAATTGCATGCTTATAAACCATCTGGTTAACAGTGTTTTTAAGCAGAATCACAAACTGATCAAATGATTCAATCTGGCCTTGAAGTTTAATGCCGTTCACCAGGTAAATTGAGACCGGTATTCTTTCACGACGCAGCGCATTCAAAAACGGGTCTTGTAGAGATTGCCCCTTAGCCATTCTTTTTTTCCTTATTTATTTATTTGTAGTTGTAATTAGCAACGAACACAAACTAAAAAATACGCAAAACAATTCAGAGTATACACGCTAATCAAACATCACATCTAATTGAGTTTGTGACTGTTTGTAACGCAGCATCCCCATCATTGCTATCCAACCACGTCAAATCTTTCCAGCCACGTAGCCAGGTAATTTGACGCTTCGCCAATTGACGGGTTGCACAGACACCACGGAAGACCGCTTCGTCTAAATCACAATTCCCGCCCAAGTAGTCCCACATCTGTCGATAACCAACGCAACGAATTGATGGCAGATCGGGATGAAGATCACCTCGCTGATACAAAGCACGTACTTCTTGTTCAAAGCCAGCTTCGATCATTTTCTCAAAACGTTGTTCGATCCGTTGATGTAAAACAGCCCTATCCTTGGGTGCTATTGCAAATTGATGAACCCGATATGGCAATGGTTCACCTTGAATTTTCGTCAATTCAGTTAATGTTTTACCTGAAATACGAAAAACTTCTAATGCTCGAGATAAACGTTGTGGATCATTAGGGTGGATCCTAGCGCCCGAAACTGGGTCAATCCTTACTAATTCCTCGTGCAAAAAATGCCAGCCTTTCTCTTGTGCTTCTCGTTCTATCCCAGCTCGAACATCTGGGTCCGAAGCCGGTAAAGGTGACAAACCTTCAAGTAAAGCCTTGTAGTACAACATAGTACCACCGACCAACAAGGGTATACGCCCTTCTGCAACTATATCAGCCATTTCTTTAAGTGCATCAGTCCGGAAGTCTCCAGCAGAATAACTTTGCGCTGGATCACGAATATCGAGCAAACGGTGCGGTGCTAACGAAAGTTCTCGCTCATCCGGCTTCGCCGTTCCGATATCCATCCCCTTATAAATAAGGGCGGAGTCGACACTAATCAACTCTACAGGCAATTGTTCTCGCAAACGAATAGCAAGATCAGTCTTTCCTGATGCTGTTGGACCCATAAGAAAAATAGCTTGAGGTAATGGCTTACTCATATAAAAAGGCTTCTATTGCTGTACTAACATCTACGGGACGAAGTAAATATTGGTTATGTTGTTCAATATCACTTCCCCACAGTTGTTCTAATTCGGTCACTAATTGGATCGCCTGAGACAAACTAAACGTATCAACGGGCATCACACACTGTGTTGCTAACCAATCCCATAATTTATCCCAGCCCTGTGCGTCAGGATCTTCTGCGATAGATAACAAGTAGGTTAACAAATTTGGGATAAGCTGTTGTAAGTTTTGCTGCCTTAAAGGCAAACAAACCGACAAAATAATCAATCCAGACTTACCTTTCGCTTTTAAATTGATGCCTAACTGTTTTAAAAGCAATGCATGTTGCTCGGCGCAGGTTATCAAATCTGGCTCAACGGGCACTGAATGCGGGATCAATAACGGCTGAGGTTTCAATCCTTCCGTTGCGGCTAAGCGTAACTGGCCTTTATGATGCAAACGTTGGGCATGATCGAGTGACAGTACATGAATACCATCATGCCGACTAACCAATAAATAACGCTCTGCCACTATACTCAGTGCTTTACCTAACCCGACCCCAACTTGTGTATCAACCACATTTTGCCGAGTTACAGCAGTGGAACGACTCTCACCAGTTAACGTTGTACTCGCTTTTGCTGGCGAACCTAACGATGAAGCGTGTGAGGGTATTGATGGTGGGGTTTGAATGAGTCGTTGATAAGCAGCGACCTCCTGCTTTGAAGGCGCGCTTTCTGGCTGATATCCAGCATTATTGCGACGCTGAGGAGCATCATAATTAGATTGCGAACTTCGCCCAGACTCATCACGACTCTTCCCCTGTGGCGACAGGCTACCAGAGATACGCTTATCACTCATGTAATCCGAACGTTCGACAGCACGGTAATCGCGTACTCGTTTATCATTTCGTTCTTGATGTTGTGTATTCGATGCTGATTTACTCGCCACAGAAGAAGACAGCCACTCTTCAGGCTGCGCTTTATTCGGGTAGTTTGGGGTGTCTGCAATTGCCTGTAATGCGGGCGCGGCTTCAGCTATTTGGTGAGAGTGAGCACTCTCCATCGATTCAGAGGCAGTATCAGCATAAGGTGCCGCAATTGCACTTGCACGCTGTGGCGCATGATAACTCTGCTGATCATCCATCGCCCCTTGCTGAAGAGCGCTTTGAATTCCCTGATAAATAAAATCATGCACTAACCGAGCTTGGTGAAAACGCACTTCATGTTTAGCTGGGTGTACATTCACATCCACCTGATGAGGGTCAACCTCAATAAATAGCACATATGCTGAGTATTGATCAGAGGCTAAGTTGGCCTCGTAGGCTTGACGAATAGCATGATTAATCAGTTTGTCTTTCATCATTCGACCATTCACATAACAATACTGCACATCATTTTGCGATCGTGAACCTTGCGGCGTACAAATCCAGCCTGATAGATTTAAATCACCATGCTCAAGTTCCACTGCTAATGCATGTTGCAAAAAGCTTTGACCACATGCCGATACTAAACGACGCTCTTTTTGAATTTGTGTTTGGGAAGCGCGATATTGACGAATGGTCTTGCCGTTATGACGCAAGGTAATCGACACATCGAAGCGACTAAGCGCAATACGCTTTAGCAGTTCATCAATGTGATTGAATTCTGTTTTTTCAGTTCGTAAGAATTTACGACGAGCAGGAGTATTGAAAAAGAGGTCAAGCACTTCAATCGTAGTGCCTATTGGATGTGCCGCTGGTTTTAACTGCACATCCATATCTCGCCCTTCAGCATATGCAGACCAAGCTTCTTCTTGAGTTGCAGTGCGTGACGTGAGTGTTAAACGCGAGACAGAACTAATACTGGCCAATGCTTCACCACGAAAACCGAGGCTAACGATGGCTTCTAAATCATCTAATGAGGATATTTTAGAGGTTGCATGGCGACTAAGTGCCAGCCCGAGTTCATCCTTCGCAATACCTTTACCGTTATCGCGAATACGGATCGTACGGCTACCACCTCGATCAATATCAATATCAATACGAGTAGCACCGGCATCTAGGCTATTTTCGACCAGCTCTTTAACCACAGAGGCTGGTCGTTCTACGACTTCACCTGCTGCGATCTGGTTTGCCAGCCGAGCAGGTAAAATTTGAATCGGCATAATTAACTTCTTGGTATAATTAACGTCTGACCAACTGCTAGTTTATCAGACTTTAGCTTATTAGCATTACGTATGCTATCTACCGAGACCCCATAACTGGTTGCAATTTTACCCAGAAATTCACCGCGCTTAACTTTATGGCTCATCGACTTTGGTGCATCAATTTCCACTTTTAACTTCTGTCCGACCATAACATTGTCAGACTTTAGGTTATTAAGCTGACGAATACTGTTCATCGTAACGCTGTATTTACTGGCAATTTTACCAAGGTAGTCACCACGCTGTACCTTATGTATCACCACTTTCTTAACCGTTGTTGACGAAGAAGACATTGATACAGAAGATGATTTTGAAGCATTCGCTGTCGCAGAACCAGGAATAACTAAAACCTGCCCAATATGCAAATTATTCGACTTCAAGTTATTCACGGACTTGATCGACGATATCGACACCCCATAACGCTTAGCAATCACACTTAATGACTGCCCCGACGTCACTTTATGCTTTACTCCACCTTTGCGAGAAGCAAACAACGTACCTTCCGGAGGGTTAGTTTCAAAATACGCCAAGATACCTTTATAGATAGCATTCGCTAATTTTTCTTGGTGTGATGAAGAGTTTAATAAACGTTCTTCGGTTGGGTTGGTGATAAACCCAGTTTCAACCAACAGCGATGGAATATCTGGCGACTTCAGTACCGCTAAACTTGCATGTTCTGGCTTGCTTTTATGCAAACGCGTTACTTTACTGATTTCCTTTAATACGTTGGTAGCAACTTCGTAGCCTTCTTTAGTCGAATTGCCGAACTGTAAATCAAGCACAGCCATGCTGAGGTACTGATCATCATTATCACCAGATAGGACATCACCACCGCCCAGTAATTCAGATTGCTTCTCTTGCTGTTCTAGCCAACGTCCTATCTCGCTGTTTGCACGTCGAGTGTTAAGTACCCAAACGGATGCCCCGCGAGGCTGTGGCTTAGTAAAACCATCAGCATGTATTGAAACTAATAAATGTGATTTATTTTTACGTGCAATTTCAGAACGCTTATTCAAATTCACAAAATAATCGCTGCTACGTGTCATTACAGCTTTCATACCTGATGTCGCATTAATTTTGGCTGCCACTTTTTTAGAAACAGCTAATGTTACATTCTTTTCGTATTTTCTGGTTGGTCCGATAGAACCCGGATCTTCACCACCATGGCCAGGATCAATCGCGATAATGATATCATCACGCCCTGAGGGCAAT is drawn from Photobacterium profundum SS9 and contains these coding sequences:
- the mutL gene encoding DNA mismatch repair endonuclease MutL, which translates into the protein MPIQILPARLANQIAAGEVVERPASVVKELVENSLDAGATRIDIDIDRGGSRTIRIRDNGKGIAKDELGLALSRHATSKISSLDDLEAIVSLGFRGEALASISSVSRLTLTSRTATQEEAWSAYAEGRDMDVQLKPAAHPIGTTIEVLDLFFNTPARRKFLRTEKTEFNHIDELLKRIALSRFDVSITLRHNGKTIRQYRASQTQIQKERRLVSACGQSFLQHALAVELEHGDLNLSGWICTPQGSRSQNDVQYCYVNGRMMKDKLINHAIRQAYEANLASDQYSAYVLFIEVDPHQVDVNVHPAKHEVRFHQARLVHDFIYQGIQSALQQGAMDDQQSYHAPQRASAIAAPYADTASESMESAHSHQIAEAAPALQAIADTPNYPNKAQPEEWLSSSVASKSASNTQHQERNDKRVRDYRAVERSDYMSDKRISGSLSPQGKSRDESGRSSQSNYDAPQRRNNAGYQPESAPSKQEVAAYQRLIQTPPSIPSHASSLGSPAKASTTLTGESRSTAVTRQNVVDTQVGVGLGKALSIVAERYLLVSRHDGIHVLSLDHAQRLHHKGQLRLAATEGLKPQPLLIPHSVPVEPDLITCAEQHALLLKQLGINLKAKGKSGLIILSVCLPLRQQNLQQLIPNLLTYLLSIAEDPDAQGWDKLWDWLATQCVMPVDTFSLSQAIQLVTELEQLWGSDIEQHNQYLLRPVDVSTAIEAFLYE
- a CDS encoding N-acetylmuramoyl-L-alanine amidase, yielding MMGLFSSIVAANELKGVRVWPAPDETRVVLDMKSEATYSYFTLTKPNRLVVDLKATSLKTKLPVIVSDSAVLTKIRSSSAPDKGSFRLVFETKTGMTPKLFTLAPTPDGHYGYRLVLDLPHGKAASVVQKEKPSDKVTTNQQAQLPSGRDDIIIAIDPGHGGEDPGSIGPTRKYEKNVTLAVSKKVAAKINATSGMKAVMTRSSDYFVNLNKRSEIARKNKSHLLVSIHADGFTKPQPRGASVWVLNTRRANSEIGRWLEQQEKQSELLGGGDVLSGDNDDQYLSMAVLDLQFGNSTKEGYEVATNVLKEISKVTRLHKSKPEHASLAVLKSPDIPSLLVETGFITNPTEERLLNSSSHQEKLANAIYKGILAYFETNPPEGTLFASRKGGVKHKVTSGQSLSVIAKRYGVSISSIKSVNNLKSNNLHIGQVLVIPGSATANASKSSSVSMSSSSTTVKKVVIHKVQRGDYLGKIASKYSVTMNSIRQLNNLKSDNVMVGQKLKVEIDAPKSMSHKVKRGEFLGKIATSYGVSVDSIRNANKLKSDKLAVGQTLIIPRS